One Nitrospira sp. DNA window includes the following coding sequences:
- a CDS encoding SSU rRNA (adenine(1518)-N(6)/adenine(1519)-N(6))-dimethyltransferase, translating to MARSFPPALKRLGQNFLIDPNIIRKILSLAALRPDDQVLEIGPGRGALTAGLCAEAGRVIAVEIDPQLQPHLREQLAHCRNLDLRIGDALEFPFDSLPLRTVVVANLPYYASTPLLFALLDARAKLDRMVLMLQTEVALRLAAKPNSKDYGILSVLTQEAAEVELAFRVSAGCFRPRPTVGSAVVLLTMKSQDGFDPVRHERFRRLVRASFAHRRKTLVNSLRDEGYSADRIARAIAEAGVPLQARAEMLTLDDYRSLSRSFDSDPA from the coding sequence ATGGCTCGCTCGTTTCCCCCAGCCCTCAAACGTCTCGGCCAGAATTTCCTCATCGATCCGAACATCATCCGCAAGATTCTATCCCTGGCAGCGCTCCGTCCCGACGATCAGGTGCTGGAGATCGGGCCTGGGCGGGGGGCCCTCACGGCAGGTTTGTGCGCGGAGGCAGGCCGGGTCATTGCGGTCGAGATCGATCCGCAGTTGCAACCTCATCTGCGGGAACAGCTCGCCCATTGCCGCAACCTCGACCTTCGCATCGGCGATGCGTTGGAATTTCCCTTCGACAGCCTGCCGCTTCGCACGGTGGTGGTCGCGAATTTGCCCTATTATGCCTCCACACCGCTGTTGTTCGCCCTGCTCGACGCCCGCGCGAAACTCGATCGCATGGTCCTGATGCTGCAAACGGAAGTCGCCCTCAGGCTGGCGGCCAAGCCGAACAGCAAGGACTATGGGATCCTGTCGGTGTTGACGCAGGAAGCAGCAGAGGTGGAACTGGCCTTTCGTGTCTCCGCCGGCTGCTTTCGGCCGCGCCCGACGGTCGGCTCGGCGGTGGTGTTGCTCACCATGAAATCTCAGGATGGGTTCGATCCCGTCCGACACGAACGGTTTCGCCGCCTGGTGCGGGCGTCGTTTGCCCATCGGCGTAAAACGCTGGTGAATTCCCTCCGCGACGAAGGGTATTCCGCCGACCGCATCGCCCGTGCGATAGCGGAGGCTGGTGTGCCGCTGCAGGCCAGGGCCGAGATGCTCACGCTCGATGACTATCGATCACTCTCGCGCTCGTTCGATTCGGATCCGGCGTGA
- a CDS encoding DNA translocase FtsK, with amino-acid sequence MKGHGLDRLRDIALCLKSPFPCATIRRMGVSTTAKRGDARSAPSRSSHVKREVIGVLLIAAGLLILLSLVSFVPGDAKSIAASGAAAGQPKNMIGSVGALSAAACFFMVGGAAYLFPILLGLLGARCFTPIPLTVRLRNAGSGVAAMVFLSALLHLEVTAVPTIASGWVNRGMAGGIIGQLLADGTRSYFANTGAHIVILTGLMVALLFTVPVSLTLLVQRCPGWWAAARERIADWLPDWPVAHESQPKRSRVKPRALCEVEEPELDRAVQVVAEAVEQIAVPTAPPKIQPPIKVEKRAAIEEPAATVAVSPSVSDGYILPDPQELLSDPSGPLARLSDEELNLQSEILTKALKSFAIEGRVTEVRPGPVVTMYEFEPAPGTKVARIVNLADDLALALKAISLRIVAPLPGKSVVGIEVPNPHRETVSLKEVVTSAPFSRSRSKLSLALGKDIFGGAVSADLKTMPHLLVAGATGAGKSVSLNTMLLSILFSARPNEVKLLLIDPKMLEFQSYDGIPHLLRPVITDPKSAARGLGWVVQEMERRYKLLAEAGVRNIDAYNRKISELHGVVSDAWQSEKPQQVELTFLSEEDRLSKGETADPAGDNGPIDSVAPTPPEPLPYIMVMIDELADLMMVAPKDVEDKIARLAQMARASGIHLVLATQRPSVDVLTGLIKANFPARIAFQVSSKTDSRTILDANGAEALLGRGDMLYLASGTGKLMRIHGCYVSDDDVRRVVEFVKKQALPSYCRELQSLKQDEAEAEEAKDEVYEQAKDLVLSTGQASASLIQRRLRVGYPRAARMIEQMEAEGVVGAAGRDGRREVLGRRGPVGEEET; translated from the coding sequence ATGAAGGGTCATGGTCTCGACCGCCTGCGCGACATCGCCCTTTGTTTGAAAAGCCCTTTTCCCTGTGCTACGATCCGCCGCATGGGTGTATCCACCACGGCAAAGCGCGGTGACGCCCGCTCAGCCCCTTCCCGTTCCTCACATGTGAAGCGTGAAGTGATCGGGGTTCTCCTGATCGCGGCCGGTCTCTTGATCCTGCTCAGTCTGGTCTCGTTCGTTCCCGGCGACGCCAAATCGATTGCGGCATCGGGAGCAGCAGCCGGTCAGCCCAAGAACATGATCGGGTCGGTGGGGGCTCTGTCGGCGGCAGCCTGTTTCTTCATGGTCGGCGGCGCCGCCTATCTGTTTCCGATCCTGCTCGGCCTGCTCGGTGCCCGTTGTTTCACGCCCATCCCCCTCACGGTTCGACTCAGGAACGCCGGCAGCGGTGTAGCGGCGATGGTGTTCTTGAGCGCGCTCCTGCACTTGGAGGTCACGGCGGTTCCGACCATCGCCAGCGGGTGGGTCAATCGCGGCATGGCAGGCGGCATCATCGGCCAGCTGTTGGCCGACGGCACCAGGAGCTATTTCGCCAATACCGGCGCGCACATCGTGATCCTCACCGGATTGATGGTCGCCCTCCTCTTCACGGTGCCGGTTTCCTTGACCCTGTTGGTGCAGCGCTGTCCCGGCTGGTGGGCCGCAGCACGTGAACGGATAGCGGATTGGTTGCCGGACTGGCCGGTCGCTCACGAAAGCCAGCCGAAGCGATCCCGCGTGAAGCCGCGCGCGCTGTGCGAGGTCGAAGAGCCGGAACTGGACCGAGCGGTGCAGGTAGTGGCGGAAGCGGTGGAGCAGATCGCGGTTCCCACGGCGCCGCCCAAGATTCAGCCGCCGATCAAGGTGGAGAAACGCGCTGCAATCGAAGAACCGGCCGCGACGGTGGCGGTGAGCCCCTCCGTCTCGGACGGATACATCCTGCCCGACCCCCAAGAGTTATTGAGTGATCCCTCCGGACCCCTCGCCAGGCTCAGCGATGAGGAACTCAACCTGCAATCCGAGATCCTGACCAAGGCCTTGAAAAGTTTTGCGATCGAGGGGCGGGTGACGGAGGTGCGGCCTGGACCGGTCGTGACCATGTATGAATTCGAACCGGCGCCCGGCACCAAGGTCGCGCGCATCGTGAATCTGGCCGATGACTTGGCCTTGGCGCTCAAGGCCATCAGTTTGCGGATCGTCGCGCCGCTGCCGGGGAAATCGGTCGTCGGGATCGAGGTGCCCAACCCGCACCGGGAAACCGTCTCATTGAAGGAAGTGGTGACCAGTGCGCCCTTCTCCCGGTCGCGCTCCAAGTTGAGCCTGGCCCTCGGGAAGGATATTTTCGGCGGGGCCGTCAGCGCCGACCTCAAGACGATGCCCCATCTCCTGGTCGCAGGGGCCACCGGAGCCGGTAAGAGCGTGAGCTTGAATACGATGCTGCTCAGCATCCTGTTCAGCGCGCGGCCCAATGAAGTCAAGCTGCTCCTCATCGATCCGAAAATGTTGGAGTTCCAAAGTTACGACGGCATTCCGCATCTGCTCCGTCCCGTCATCACCGATCCCAAGTCGGCTGCCCGCGGCCTGGGCTGGGTGGTGCAGGAAATGGAACGGCGGTATAAGCTCCTGGCCGAGGCGGGCGTGCGCAACATCGATGCCTACAATCGTAAGATTTCCGAGCTGCATGGGGTTGTCTCGGATGCTTGGCAATCGGAGAAGCCGCAGCAGGTGGAGCTGACGTTTCTGTCCGAGGAAGACCGGCTCTCGAAGGGCGAGACCGCCGATCCGGCCGGCGACAATGGACCGATCGATTCGGTGGCGCCGACCCCGCCGGAACCCCTGCCCTACATCATGGTGATGATCGACGAGTTGGCGGACCTCATGATGGTGGCGCCGAAAGATGTGGAGGATAAGATTGCGCGGCTGGCCCAGATGGCGCGAGCCTCGGGGATTCACCTGGTGTTGGCGACCCAGAGACCGTCGGTGGATGTGCTGACGGGGCTCATCAAGGCGAACTTTCCCGCGCGCATCGCCTTTCAAGTGTCATCCAAAACCGACTCCCGGACCATTCTCGATGCCAATGGGGCGGAAGCCCTGCTCGGTCGAGGCGACATGCTCTACCTCGCCTCGGGAACCGGCAAGCTGATGCGCATTCACGGCTGTTACGTTTCGGACGATGATGTGCGGCGGGTGGTGGAATTCGTCAAGAAGCAGGCACTGCCCTCCTATTGTCGTGAACTGCAATCACTCAAACAGGATGAAGCGGAAGCGGAAGAGGCCAAGGACGAGGTCTATGAACAGGCCAAGGACCTGGTGTTGTCCACCGGGCAGGCTTCCGCGTCGCTGATTCAACGGCGCCTGCGGGTAGGGTATCCGCGGGCGGCGCGCATGATCGAGCAGATGGAGGCGGAAGGGGTGGTCGGGGCGGCGGGACGGGACGGACGCCGGGAGGTTCTGGGGCGTCGCGGACCGGTCGGGGAAGAGGAAACATGA
- a CDS encoding Outer membrane lipoprotein carrier protein LolA, with product MRICVVMVMVAMSGLLALSQSAAEEQPVDERALQEVQEVVKKIQGRYEKTKDLQASFTQKTKIEGFSTPVISTGRFYIKKPGHLRWDYIEPATEEIYVNKDDVKMYVPEHKQVLVGKLTYMAASQAPLQLLQGVAKLDEEFDIAPTANRERGAGGIPLLSLTPKDGRAEPERAIQRIVIEVQPKTYFLKTISLHEVSGNIATFEFSELKPNNGLKDDLFDFKTPPDVEVVRAPVLSRP from the coding sequence ATGCGGATCTGTGTCGTGATGGTCATGGTCGCCATGAGCGGACTCCTGGCCCTGTCTCAATCGGCGGCTGAAGAACAGCCGGTCGATGAACGAGCGCTGCAGGAAGTGCAGGAGGTGGTCAAGAAGATCCAGGGTCGGTATGAAAAGACCAAGGACCTCCAAGCCTCCTTCACACAGAAGACGAAGATCGAAGGATTTTCCACCCCGGTGATCTCGACCGGCCGTTTCTACATCAAGAAACCGGGACACCTCCGTTGGGACTACATCGAACCGGCGACGGAAGAGATCTATGTCAACAAAGACGACGTCAAGATGTACGTCCCGGAGCATAAGCAGGTGCTGGTCGGCAAGCTGACCTACATGGCGGCTTCGCAGGCGCCGCTGCAATTGTTGCAGGGCGTGGCCAAGTTGGATGAGGAGTTCGACATCGCGCCGACGGCGAACAGGGAGCGGGGGGCGGGAGGCATTCCGCTCCTCTCGTTGACGCCGAAGGACGGGCGGGCCGAACCGGAGCGGGCGATTCAACGGATCGTGATCGAAGTGCAGCCGAAAACCTACTTCCTCAAGACCATCTCGTTGCATGAGGTCAGCGGCAACATCGCCACCTTCGAGTTCTCGGAATTGAAGCCGAACAACGGCTTGAAGGACGATCTATTTGATTTCAAGACGCCGCCCGATGTAGAAGTCGTGAGGGCACCGGTGCTGAGCAGACCCTAG
- a CDS encoding Two-component transcriptional response regulator, LuxR family has product MTGDIHSPNSPREGRILVVDDEPSIRKPIRIALLQAGYEVVEAADGQEAIMTLRDGDNPLMVDAVLCDIRMPRINGVDAILYFRAQYPSIPVIVLTGYPDCDLAISLMKLGVSDYLVKPIAKQDLLRTLKRAVDNHQLFKDQFVA; this is encoded by the coding sequence ATGACCGGCGACATTCACAGTCCCAACAGCCCGCGTGAAGGACGCATCCTCGTCGTCGATGATGAACCGTCCATCCGTAAACCGATCCGCATTGCGCTGCTGCAGGCCGGATACGAAGTCGTGGAGGCCGCCGACGGGCAGGAGGCCATCATGACGCTCAGGGATGGAGACAACCCGCTGATGGTGGATGCGGTCCTGTGCGACATCCGCATGCCGCGCATCAACGGAGTCGACGCCATCCTGTACTTTCGGGCGCAGTATCCTTCGATTCCCGTGATCGTGCTGACCGGCTATCCGGATTGTGACCTGGCGATCTCGTTGATGAAACTGGGGGTGAGTGACTACCTGGTGAAACCGATCGCAAAGCAGGACCTGCTGCGGACCCTCAAGCGCGCGGTGGACAATCACCAGCTCTTCAAGGATCAGTTCGTCGCCTAA
- a CDS encoding Circadian input kinase A, giving the protein MQTHILIVDDDPDIRESLGDMLSHEGYVVRNAASGAEALERAKQERYEAALLDIQLPDLNGLSVLKVMIELDPSLPIIILTGNATPENTIGSLAKGAFAYLTKPYNSQELKAVLRRAVSVKGLAVRAEHVEQALHASEERFRALVESATDAIVLADQSGHIIWWNGAAERMFGYNKQEALGHSLTMLMPERFRSAHDAGIMRVTQGGTPKLIGSTIELVGLTKAGQEFPIELSLASWHAKEGIFFSGIIRNITRRKRAEESVVRLSHQNALILDSAGEGIFGLDLQGRATFVNATGARMLGWSSAELIGKTMAPLLYRTEGGGSSRTSDPFSLQSALCDGAVHRIQNETFVKKDGSPFPVHYVTSPIREQDRLVGAVVVFQDIAERKRQESLQQAQLSISHLLAQAGTIEEAIPQLLHVVGEMGPWEMALLWHQTPNGEAMACRGAWVRPSGRWDDFVTLCRNSEFPPGIDFPGVAWSTKLPLWIPDAMTDSRFTRRPTASRLGLHGACAVPIRTGGVIHGVLELFSDVSRPADSNLIQIMVDTGMKIGQFIDRARAGQALRATHDMTQNLLAGLPGAIFLCGRDLHIQYANNLAHRYFGQPGASLIGRPLSDYLALSEPATQALLRERLALPVESAWAMPERECEIAKRVYRYRFFPVTTPEQSHYQMGIVLWDITEEKQLQDQLIQAEKLSSLGTMVSGMAHEINNPAQAILSMAELIQEEADPAKVKEFAADIVDYARHVSTVVRDFASYARSSGRDGETVIDVAERLMEAVKMVRRGPHFGYVEVVTHFEALAFLRARKGEIDQVFVNLINNAAQAMNGTGRLTLATAQDGGWIDVAVADNGPGIPPSVLPKIFDPFFTTKEAGKGTGLGLSIVHKIVTKHGGTITVDSIEGRGTTFRLRFPAVPR; this is encoded by the coding sequence GTGCAGACCCACATCCTCATCGTCGATGACGATCCCGATATCCGGGAATCGCTCGGCGACATGTTGTCTCACGAAGGCTATGTGGTCCGGAACGCCGCCTCCGGCGCCGAGGCACTTGAGCGCGCCAAGCAGGAGCGCTACGAAGCGGCGTTGCTCGACATTCAGCTGCCGGACCTGAACGGACTCTCCGTCCTTAAGGTGATGATAGAGTTGGACCCTTCCCTACCCATCATCATCCTGACGGGAAATGCCACACCGGAGAATACGATCGGCTCGCTCGCCAAGGGCGCGTTTGCCTATTTGACGAAACCCTATAACTCACAGGAGCTGAAGGCGGTGCTCCGCCGCGCCGTATCGGTGAAGGGACTGGCGGTTCGAGCCGAGCACGTGGAGCAGGCCCTCCACGCCAGTGAAGAGCGGTTTCGAGCGCTGGTGGAGTCGGCGACGGATGCCATCGTGTTGGCCGACCAAAGCGGCCACATCATCTGGTGGAACGGCGCGGCTGAGCGGATGTTCGGCTACAACAAACAGGAGGCGCTGGGCCATTCCCTCACCATGTTGATGCCGGAGCGGTTCCGATCGGCGCACGACGCCGGCATCATGCGTGTTACCCAAGGAGGAACGCCCAAATTGATCGGCTCCACGATCGAACTGGTGGGATTGACGAAAGCGGGACAAGAATTCCCGATCGAACTTTCCCTGGCCTCGTGGCATGCGAAGGAAGGGATTTTCTTCAGCGGCATCATCCGCAACATTACCAGGCGCAAGCGGGCGGAAGAGTCCGTCGTCAGGCTGAGCCATCAGAATGCCTTGATCCTCGACAGTGCCGGGGAGGGTATTTTCGGTCTCGACCTTCAAGGCCGCGCCACCTTCGTCAATGCGACCGGGGCACGGATGCTCGGCTGGAGTTCGGCGGAGTTGATCGGCAAGACCATGGCGCCCCTGCTCTACCGGACGGAAGGAGGCGGATCCTCCCGGACATCCGACCCCTTCTCCCTACAGTCGGCGCTCTGCGACGGCGCCGTCCATCGCATCCAGAACGAGACCTTTGTCAAAAAAGACGGTTCTCCCTTTCCGGTGCACTACGTCACGAGTCCTATTCGGGAACAGGATCGACTGGTCGGCGCCGTGGTGGTCTTTCAAGACATCGCGGAACGGAAACGGCAGGAGAGCCTTCAGCAGGCGCAACTCTCCATCAGCCATCTCCTCGCACAGGCCGGTACCATCGAAGAGGCGATCCCGCAACTCCTTCACGTGGTCGGTGAGATGGGACCATGGGAAATGGCGCTCTTGTGGCACCAGACCCCGAACGGTGAGGCCATGGCTTGCCGGGGGGCCTGGGTCCGTCCGTCCGGTCGCTGGGATGACTTCGTCACCCTCTGCCGCAACAGCGAATTCCCGCCCGGCATCGATTTTCCCGGAGTCGCCTGGAGCACCAAACTCCCCCTCTGGATTCCGGACGCCATGACGGACTCCCGCTTCACCCGCAGGCCGACCGCCTCTCGTCTGGGGCTGCACGGAGCCTGTGCCGTGCCCATCCGGACCGGCGGTGTGATCCACGGCGTCTTGGAGCTGTTTTCCGATGTCAGCCGTCCTGCCGACAGCAACCTCATTCAAATCATGGTCGACACCGGCATGAAGATCGGGCAATTCATCGACCGTGCCCGGGCGGGACAGGCCTTGCGCGCCACCCATGACATGACGCAGAACCTGCTGGCCGGGTTGCCCGGCGCCATTTTCCTCTGCGGGCGCGACTTGCACATTCAGTACGCGAACAACCTGGCCCATCGCTACTTCGGTCAACCCGGAGCATCGCTGATCGGCCGTCCGCTCTCCGACTACCTTGCCCTGTCCGAGCCGGCGACCCAAGCCTTGCTGCGGGAACGGTTGGCCTTGCCGGTCGAGTCGGCCTGGGCCATGCCGGAGCGTGAGTGCGAGATCGCCAAGCGGGTCTATCGTTATCGATTCTTCCCCGTGACCACCCCTGAACAATCCCACTATCAGATGGGCATCGTGCTCTGGGATATCACCGAGGAAAAACAGCTCCAGGATCAACTCATCCAGGCCGAAAAACTCTCCAGCCTCGGCACGATGGTGTCCGGTATGGCTCACGAGATCAACAATCCGGCCCAGGCCATTCTCAGTATGGCCGAGTTGATCCAAGAAGAAGCGGACCCAGCCAAGGTCAAGGAATTCGCGGCCGATATCGTGGACTATGCCCGCCACGTCTCCACCGTGGTACGGGACTTCGCCAGTTACGCCCGCTCGTCGGGCCGGGACGGGGAGACCGTGATCGATGTGGCGGAGCGTCTCATGGAAGCGGTCAAGATGGTCCGGCGGGGTCCCCATTTCGGCTATGTGGAAGTCGTCACGCACTTCGAGGCCCTCGCCTTTCTCCGTGCGCGCAAGGGTGAGATCGATCAGGTGTTCGTCAACTTGATCAACAACGCCGCCCAGGCGATGAACGGAACCGGCCGCTTGACGCTGGCGACCGCACAGGATGGCGGCTGGATCGACGTGGCCGTGGCCGACAACGGTCCCGGCATTCCCCCTTCCGTCCTGCCGAAAATTTTCGACCCGTTTTTCACCACGAAAGAAGCCGGGAAGGGGACCGGCCTCGGGCTCAGTATCGTCCATAAGATCGTCACGAAACATGGCGGAACCATCACGGTGGACAGCATCGAGGGACGGGGCACCACCTTTCGTTTGCGGTTCCCGGCCGTACCCCGGTAA
- a CDS encoding multi-sensor signal transduction histidine kinase yields MKGPIVKDHRFSLKSPPFFSGGPGRFVSLRTKFVVFFSLIIILTCSGMSWYFMQSKRVALTERVKDLGTILVKNLAHNVRYGIIIEERVILEQFIDGVMGVDEVVYAIITGADGQVLAAKSKGKLNSPFGTVRSAEQPFYPRPDIAESLLAAAETAPTITRLRLSGSGSIPIQDKEVSFFVSASGIGEETFYDFAIPVLKRSESRLDALALQEEETRKTRTAQATPQAFGVVQIGLTEVPMQRELAKVLRNFLLLTLGIITTGIVFTNLLARRIITPLRNLAAGARKVGEGDLSTFVVPTTQDEVGQLTALFNLMTKSLQERNQAISTNLETIRRQIAQLTTLNQSSAAITSTLDLDRLLSTVLQLLSGNLGFVRMVLFLWDGERGIATVGQLLGMPPETEEAARRLVIPVRDDGGFAAELLIRGKPVLVSNLEAVADRITPAILPILRQAGIFSFVGVPLRSQQRILGYLGADRGTQPCSQEDLDLLMTIASHVAVAVDNARAYTELATLTESLEQRVQDRTQELQTANERLQEHDRRRSKFVSVASHELRTPMTSIKGFVENMLDGLTGQLSERQAHYLQRIKHNVDRLTRIINQLLDWSRLDVGRIDIKPEPLRVGEFVADVVESFQTLAEEKSILLEVAPCDPALVVRADRDKLEQILWNLVGNAVKFTPKSGRISVACAARDAGFVQISVSDTGCGIAPHELPNVFNEFSKVESTMPASQGAQLGLFITKSLVALHGGEMWVESLLGVGAQFFFTLPIDNAPPPKQ; encoded by the coding sequence ATGAAAGGACCGATCGTGAAAGACCACAGGTTTTCTCTCAAGTCGCCGCCGTTCTTTTCAGGAGGCCCGGGACGGTTCGTCAGCCTCCGGACCAAGTTCGTGGTGTTTTTCAGCTTGATCATTATCCTGACCTGCTCGGGCATGAGCTGGTACTTCATGCAGAGCAAGCGCGTCGCGCTGACCGAACGGGTGAAGGACCTGGGAACCATCCTGGTCAAGAACCTCGCCCACAACGTACGGTACGGGATCATCATCGAAGAGCGCGTCATTCTGGAGCAATTCATCGACGGCGTGATGGGAGTCGATGAGGTGGTCTATGCCATCATCACCGGCGCCGACGGCCAGGTGCTCGCCGCGAAGAGCAAGGGGAAACTCAACAGCCCCTTCGGCACCGTCCGTTCCGCCGAACAACCCTTCTACCCGCGTCCCGACATTGCGGAATCCTTGCTCGCAGCCGCCGAAACTGCTCCGACCATCACGCGACTGCGGCTCAGCGGATCAGGCTCCATTCCCATCCAAGACAAGGAGGTGTCCTTCTTCGTCTCGGCATCCGGCATCGGCGAGGAGACCTTTTACGATTTTGCGATCCCAGTCTTGAAGCGCTCCGAATCGCGCCTGGACGCGCTGGCGCTCCAAGAAGAAGAAACACGCAAAACCCGAACCGCGCAGGCGACGCCCCAGGCCTTCGGCGTCGTGCAAATCGGTCTGACCGAGGTGCCGATGCAGCGCGAATTGGCGAAAGTCCTGCGCAATTTCCTGCTGCTGACGTTGGGCATCATCACGACCGGCATTGTCTTTACCAATCTCCTGGCCCGCCGCATCATTACTCCCCTGCGAAATCTCGCCGCCGGCGCACGCAAGGTCGGCGAAGGCGACCTGTCCACCTTCGTCGTCCCGACGACGCAGGACGAGGTCGGCCAATTGACCGCGTTGTTTAATCTCATGACCAAATCGCTCCAGGAACGCAACCAGGCGATCTCCACGAACCTCGAAACCATCCGGCGACAGATCGCCCAGCTGACGACGCTGAATCAATCCAGCGCGGCGATCACCTCCACGCTGGACCTCGACCGGCTCTTGTCGACCGTCTTGCAGCTGCTCAGCGGCAACCTGGGATTCGTTCGCATGGTCCTGTTCCTGTGGGACGGTGAGCGCGGCATCGCGACAGTCGGGCAACTCCTCGGCATGCCCCCGGAAACGGAGGAGGCCGCCCGCCGACTGGTCATCCCAGTACGCGACGACGGAGGCTTTGCCGCAGAACTCTTGATCCGCGGCAAGCCGGTGCTGGTGTCGAACCTGGAGGCGGTCGCCGACCGTATCACGCCGGCCATACTTCCGATTCTGCGTCAAGCGGGGATTTTTTCCTTCGTGGGTGTGCCTCTCCGCAGCCAACAACGGATTCTCGGCTACCTGGGCGCCGACCGCGGAACCCAGCCCTGCAGCCAGGAGGACCTGGATCTCCTGATGACCATTGCCAGCCACGTGGCGGTTGCGGTGGACAATGCGCGCGCCTACACGGAATTGGCCACCTTGACGGAGAGCCTGGAACAGCGCGTGCAGGACCGGACCCAGGAGTTGCAGACGGCCAACGAGCGCCTCCAGGAACACGACCGGAGGCGGTCGAAATTCGTGTCGGTCGCCTCCCATGAATTGCGCACGCCGATGACCTCCATCAAGGGTTTCGTCGAGAACATGTTGGACGGACTTACCGGCCAACTCTCCGAGCGCCAAGCGCATTATCTGCAACGCATCAAGCACAACGTGGATCGGCTGACGCGGATCATCAACCAACTACTGGACTGGTCCCGGCTGGACGTCGGACGGATCGACATCAAGCCCGAACCGCTGCGCGTCGGCGAGTTCGTAGCGGATGTGGTGGAAAGTTTTCAGACCCTGGCGGAGGAAAAATCCATCCTGCTGGAAGTGGCGCCCTGTGATCCGGCGCTCGTGGTCCGGGCCGATCGGGACAAACTCGAACAGATCCTGTGGAATCTGGTCGGTAACGCCGTCAAGTTCACCCCCAAGTCCGGACGCATCTCGGTGGCATGCGCCGCCCGTGATGCGGGTTTCGTCCAAATCTCGGTGTCCGACACGGGCTGCGGGATTGCGCCCCATGAATTGCCCAACGTGTTCAATGAGTTTTCCAAGGTGGAATCGACGATGCCGGCTTCGCAGGGGGCCCAGCTCGGCCTCTTCATCACCAAGAGCCTCGTGGCCCTCCATGGAGGAGAGATGTGGGTCGAGAGCCTGCTGGGCGTCGGCGCACAGTTCTTCTTCACCTTGCCGATCGACAACGCGCCGCCGCCGAAACAGTAG
- a CDS encoding ABC transporter, substrate-binding protein, with protein MTDAIVQRDSTTAPAGLLRQARWSSLVVLFSLLLCPALASATDIVILKSSDIAAYNQAIGGFKAVLPGGITLSEYDLQGDLEKGRKLARRIRASDPALVFAVGLKAAKAAQLELVDIPVVYSMVLDPAKYGLNSPNMTGILLEVPIERQLAMIRALLPNLKHIGTLYDPSKTAAAIDEAKRLLKPNGADLVPTQVTSERDVPGALRTLLPSVGALWLVPDSTVLTDESLRFILNAALEERVPVIGFSREFARSGALLCLSVNYTEIGRQAGRLSGKILDGQVSLPLRPLHPDRIETSLNLKTAKFLGIEIPRDLESKADEVY; from the coding sequence GTGACGGATGCGATCGTACAGAGGGACTCGACCACCGCGCCTGCCGGACTGCTGCGGCAGGCGCGGTGGTCGAGTCTGGTCGTCCTCTTCTCTCTGTTGCTCTGTCCTGCCCTGGCCTCGGCGACGGACATCGTCATTCTCAAATCATCGGACATCGCCGCGTACAACCAGGCCATCGGCGGGTTCAAAGCCGTTCTGCCGGGCGGCATCACGTTATCCGAATACGATTTGCAGGGCGATTTGGAGAAGGGCCGGAAACTGGCCCGCAGGATCCGCGCATCCGATCCGGCCCTCGTGTTCGCCGTGGGGTTGAAGGCGGCGAAAGCGGCGCAACTGGAGCTCGTCGATATTCCGGTGGTCTATTCCATGGTCCTGGATCCGGCCAAGTACGGGCTCAACAGCCCGAACATGACGGGCATCCTCCTGGAAGTTCCGATTGAACGGCAACTGGCGATGATCCGGGCCCTGCTGCCCAACCTGAAACACATCGGCACCCTCTACGATCCCTCTAAAACCGCCGCCGCGATCGACGAAGCCAAGCGCCTGCTCAAACCGAACGGAGCCGACCTCGTTCCGACGCAGGTCACCAGCGAACGGGATGTTCCCGGCGCCCTGCGCACCCTATTACCGTCTGTGGGTGCCTTGTGGCTCGTCCCGGACTCCACGGTCCTGACCGACGAATCACTGCGCTTCATCCTGAACGCGGCATTGGAAGAGCGGGTGCCCGTCATCGGCTTTTCCCGCGAATTTGCGCGAAGCGGAGCCCTCCTGTGCCTGTCCGTCAACTACACGGAGATCGGCCGCCAGGCCGGCCGGCTCTCCGGCAAGATCCTGGACGGGCAGGTTTCGCTCCCCCTGCGTCCCTTGCATCCGGACCGCATCGAAACCAGCCTCAACCTCAAGACGGCCAAGTTCCTTGGGATCGAGATCCCCCGAGACCTCGAAAGTAAAGCCGACGAGGTCTATTGA